One window from the genome of Spirosoma rhododendri encodes:
- a CDS encoding THUMP-like domain-containing protein: MKILSETDRLFIQQHLTDDVAALLLRPHSAGSDVRVLAAQIAARQKARSKLPAWYANASLVFPPALSVEQASSEATAQYKASLVSGGQLLDLTGGMGVDTWAFAGSVGSVVYVERNAELVELAAYNLAQLGATNVQVETGDGLVFLDTLTEPADWIYLDPHRRDERGGKVVLLDEYEPNVLTLLSQLAQKSRKLLLKVSPMIDLKQTIRQLGPAEIHIVAVQGEVKEVLLIVDHTTPPTTDPTFVAVNRLATHDETLRFTLTDEEQAIAPFGDPQAYLYEPNAAVLKAGAFRLLASRFGLTKLAPNSHLYTSEQLVSGVPGRAFRVDQLVKPDRKSLQAVLPGLKANLAVRNFPQTVAELRRKLSLRDGGDAYLFATTLLNGDKRLIITHKVDKSTEPQPVDSALAID, encoded by the coding sequence GTGAAAATCCTATCCGAAACTGACCGACTATTCATCCAGCAGCACCTAACCGACGACGTTGCCGCGCTATTGCTACGGCCACATTCGGCCGGGTCCGACGTGCGGGTGCTGGCGGCTCAGATCGCGGCCCGGCAAAAAGCCCGGTCCAAACTCCCGGCCTGGTACGCCAATGCCAGCCTGGTGTTTCCGCCTGCCCTGTCGGTTGAACAGGCGTCGTCGGAAGCCACGGCGCAGTACAAGGCATCGCTGGTGAGCGGGGGGCAACTGCTCGATCTGACGGGTGGTATGGGGGTCGACACCTGGGCTTTCGCGGGCAGCGTGGGTTCGGTCGTGTATGTCGAGCGCAACGCCGAACTGGTGGAACTGGCCGCCTACAATCTGGCCCAACTGGGCGCAACCAACGTACAGGTCGAGACGGGCGACGGGCTGGTTTTTCTGGATACGCTGACCGAACCTGCTGACTGGATTTACCTGGACCCACACCGGCGCGACGAGCGGGGTGGTAAGGTCGTATTGCTGGATGAATACGAGCCCAACGTGCTGACGTTGCTGTCTCAACTGGCGCAGAAAAGCCGGAAGCTATTGCTGAAAGTATCGCCCATGATCGACCTAAAACAAACGATCCGGCAGCTTGGTCCAGCGGAGATCCACATCGTAGCGGTACAGGGCGAAGTCAAAGAGGTGCTGCTTATCGTCGATCATACCACGCCACCGACCACCGACCCCACGTTCGTAGCCGTCAACCGACTGGCCACTCACGATGAGACGCTGCGATTTACGCTGACCGACGAGGAGCAGGCAATTGCCCCGTTCGGTGATCCGCAGGCTTACCTCTACGAACCCAACGCGGCCGTACTGAAAGCGGGGGCGTTCCGGCTGCTCGCCAGTCGGTTTGGATTAACCAAACTGGCACCAAATAGTCATTTGTACACCAGTGAGCAATTGGTGTCGGGCGTGCCGGGCCGGGCGTTTCGGGTGGACCAGCTCGTAAAGCCCGATCGCAAGTCACTGCAAGCTGTGTTGCCCGGTTTGAAGGCAAATCTGGCCGTACGCAACTTTCCGCAAACGGTGGCCGAATTACGCAGGAAGCTCAGCCTGCGCGACGGGGGCGACGCGTATCTGTTCGCCACGACCCTGCTGAACGGCGACAAACGATTGATTATTACCCACAAAGTCGATAAGTCGACGGAACCCCAGCCGGTTGATTCTGCGTTGGCTATCGATTAA
- a CDS encoding SulP family inorganic anion transporter: MQRISPLRTLSNYRLSLLRYDLPAGVSVFLVALPLCLGIALASGAPLFSGLLAGIIGGIVVGFFSGSEVSVSGPAAGLAVIVADSIAKVGSYEAFLAAVVLAGVMQLILGLLRAGRFSSFFPDSVIKGMLSAIGIVIILKQIPHALGRDNDYEGEFEFQQLADGENTISEIYRAIVTASPGALLISGVSLALLIGWDRLAGRSTRSFFKNIPSALLVVVVGVLLNESFPYWMPDWYLGDTAHQHMVQVPQLTRGQSLTSVLDFPNFSVLRDAKIYGVAATIAMVASLETLLNLEASDRLDTARRVSSTNQELKAQGIGNIISGLLGGLPVTSVVVRTSANIYGGSRTRVSAITHGVLLLVAVGLGTALLNRIPLACLAALLIVVGYKLAKPAIFRSIYAEGWSQFVPFIVTVAGIVFTDLLLGVALGAVFGIGFVLYTNTERTFRVVRDNRSVLIMFEKDVSFLNKPQLKEALGNLQPGDQVIVDGSKSPFIDHDIQTMLYDYRETARVQGIGYELRNVAPALRRGSRKPLVA; this comes from the coding sequence ATGCAACGCATTAGTCCACTTCGTACTTTATCAAACTACCGGCTGTCGCTGCTGCGCTACGACCTGCCCGCCGGGGTATCGGTTTTCCTCGTCGCCCTGCCGCTCTGCCTGGGTATTGCGCTGGCGTCGGGCGCACCGCTGTTTTCCGGCTTACTGGCTGGTATCATCGGCGGTATCGTGGTTGGCTTTTTTTCGGGGTCGGAGGTAAGCGTCAGCGGCCCGGCGGCAGGGCTGGCCGTCATCGTGGCCGATTCTATCGCAAAAGTAGGGTCTTACGAAGCATTTCTGGCGGCCGTGGTGCTGGCGGGTGTCATGCAACTGATATTGGGGCTGCTCCGGGCGGGTCGGTTCAGCAGCTTTTTCCCCGACAGTGTCATCAAGGGAATGCTCTCGGCCATCGGTATTGTTATCATTCTCAAGCAGATACCCCACGCGCTCGGCCGCGACAATGACTACGAAGGTGAGTTTGAGTTTCAGCAACTGGCCGACGGCGAAAATACGATTTCGGAAATCTACCGGGCCATCGTTACGGCGAGTCCGGGAGCACTGCTGATCAGTGGGGTGTCGCTGGCGTTACTGATTGGCTGGGACCGGCTGGCGGGGCGCAGTACACGCTCGTTTTTCAAAAATATTCCATCGGCACTGCTGGTCGTTGTCGTGGGTGTGCTGCTCAACGAGTCGTTTCCGTACTGGATGCCCGACTGGTACCTGGGCGATACGGCGCATCAGCACATGGTACAGGTGCCGCAACTGACGCGGGGGCAGTCGCTGACGTCGGTCCTTGATTTTCCCAACTTCAGCGTCCTGCGGGATGCGAAGATTTACGGCGTCGCGGCTACGATTGCGATGGTGGCGAGCCTGGAAACACTGCTCAATCTGGAAGCCTCCGACCGGCTCGACACGGCCCGGCGCGTTTCGTCGACCAATCAGGAGTTAAAGGCGCAGGGTATCGGCAATATTATTTCGGGGCTGCTGGGCGGGTTGCCCGTTACGTCGGTGGTTGTCAGAACGTCGGCCAACATCTACGGTGGGTCGCGCACCCGCGTGTCGGCCATAACCCACGGCGTGCTGCTGCTGGTAGCCGTGGGGCTGGGTACGGCCCTGCTCAATCGTATTCCGCTGGCGTGTCTGGCCGCGCTGCTGATCGTGGTCGGCTATAAACTGGCCAAACCCGCGATCTTCCGGTCGATTTATGCCGAAGGCTGGAGTCAGTTCGTGCCGTTCATCGTCACCGTCGCAGGTATCGTTTTTACCGACCTGCTGCTGGGTGTAGCGCTGGGGGCCGTATTCGGCATTGGCTTCGTACTGTACACCAATACCGAACGGACGTTCCGCGTCGTGCGCGACAATCGGAGTGTGCTGATTATGTTCGAGAAAGACGTATCGTTTCTGAACAAGCCGCAGCTCAAGGAAGCTCTCGGTAACCTGCAACCCGGCGATCAGGTCATTGTCGACGGTAGTAAATCGCCCTTCATCGACCACGATATCCAAACCATGCTGTACGACTACCGGGAAACGGCGCGGGTGCAGGGTATCGGCTACGAACTTCGCAACGTGGCGCCCGCCCTGCGTCGCGGCTCCCGCAAGCCGCTGGTGGCCTAA
- a CDS encoding acyltransferase family protein: MSKNELSANAFADTKPHYHILDGLRGIAALTVVCFHLFEAFATSHLDQKINHGYLAVDFFFILSGFVVGYAYDDRWQTMTIQEFIKRRFIRLHPMVVIGAIIGAVMFYFQGCATWDVSAVSVPMLLIATCINACLIPAAPGFEIRGVGEMFPLNGPTWSLLFEYIGNVLYAFILRTLSTGALALLVVLAGGGLAAFAIWGPLGDICVGFALTDENLIGGFLRLLFSFSAGLLLARLFKPVDVRGIFWIGGLTIVVLAAIPRIGGPETLWMNGLYDTFCVVVVFPLLVYLGASEKTTSRTTIRACKFLGDISYPLYMVHYPFIYLYYAWVKNENLTFAQSFPGALTLVIGSVLLAFLCLKWYDEPVRKLLAKRLLRSQK; the protein is encoded by the coding sequence ATGTCGAAAAACGAACTCTCTGCTAACGCATTTGCGGATACAAAACCGCACTACCACATACTCGACGGACTGCGTGGCATAGCGGCTCTGACCGTTGTCTGTTTTCACTTGTTCGAAGCGTTCGCAACCAGTCATTTAGACCAGAAAATCAATCACGGCTATCTGGCTGTCGATTTCTTTTTTATCCTGTCCGGATTTGTTGTTGGCTACGCTTACGACGACCGGTGGCAAACGATGACCATACAGGAATTTATCAAGCGTCGTTTCATTCGTTTGCACCCCATGGTCGTCATCGGGGCCATTATTGGGGCGGTCATGTTCTATTTTCAGGGCTGCGCCACCTGGGATGTCTCGGCAGTGTCTGTACCTATGCTGCTGATAGCGACCTGTATCAATGCCTGTCTGATTCCGGCAGCGCCCGGCTTTGAAATTCGTGGCGTTGGTGAGATGTTTCCGCTGAACGGCCCGACCTGGTCATTGCTCTTCGAATACATTGGTAATGTTCTGTATGCATTCATTCTACGTACACTTTCTACCGGCGCGCTCGCTCTTCTGGTAGTACTGGCGGGGGGCGGGTTAGCCGCATTCGCCATTTGGGGGCCGCTTGGCGATATATGCGTTGGCTTTGCCCTGACGGACGAAAACCTTATCGGCGGCTTCTTACGGCTGTTGTTTTCCTTCTCAGCAGGGCTACTGCTTGCTCGTCTGTTCAAGCCTGTCGACGTCAGGGGTATCTTCTGGATCGGTGGTCTGACTATCGTTGTTTTAGCCGCAATACCCCGAATCGGCGGTCCTGAAACGCTGTGGATGAATGGTTTGTACGACACGTTCTGCGTCGTCGTTGTGTTTCCCCTGCTCGTTTACCTGGGTGCTTCAGAAAAAACGACCTCTAGAACGACTATCCGGGCCTGCAAATTTCTAGGCGATATTTCTTACCCGCTCTACATGGTACATTACCCATTTATTTACCTGTACTATGCCTGGGTCAAGAACGAAAACCTCACCTTCGCGCAGTCGTTTCCCGGCGCGCTTACGCTCGTTATCGGCTCCGTGCTGTTGGCTTTTTTGTGCCTGAAATGGTACGATGAACCTGTGCGAAAATTACTGGCAAAACGGCTGCTGCGTAGCCAGAAGTAG
- a CDS encoding DUF1304 domain-containing protein yields MQLLSTILIALVALEHLYILWLEMFAWTTRGRQTFKSLPAELFEPTKALAANQGLYNGFLAAGLIWSLLITDPQWHTNVATFFLGCVIVAGVYGALTAQRSIFFVQALPALIALLFVLITHSV; encoded by the coding sequence ATGCAGTTACTTTCCACCATCCTGATTGCCCTCGTGGCGCTGGAGCATCTGTACATCCTCTGGCTGGAGATGTTTGCCTGGACCACCCGTGGCCGCCAGACGTTCAAATCACTACCAGCGGAACTGTTCGAGCCAACGAAAGCACTGGCTGCAAATCAGGGGCTGTACAATGGTTTTCTGGCGGCTGGGCTGATCTGGTCGCTGCTCATCACCGATCCGCAGTGGCACACCAACGTCGCTACGTTTTTTCTGGGCTGCGTAATCGTGGCGGGTGTCTACGGGGCGCTCACCGCCCAGCGATCCATCTTTTTTGTGCAGGCGCTACCAGCCCTGATTGCGTTGCTGTTCGTGCTGATTACCCATTCCGTTTAG